The following are encoded together in the Bactrocera neohumeralis isolate Rockhampton chromosome 6, APGP_CSIRO_Bneo_wtdbg2-racon-allhic-juicebox.fasta_v2, whole genome shotgun sequence genome:
- the LOC126760951 gene encoding RNA-binding protein Rsf1, producing MGDQRGTRVYVGNLTDKVKKDDLEGEFTKYGKLNSVWIAFNPPGFAFVEFEHRDDAEKACDVLNGTELLGSQLRVEISKGRPRQGRRGMGDRGRRDFGRRSNSGGGGGGYRQRGSGSGGGRYHDRGYSGGGGRQGGGYSSRDGGSSGFNRRDVYGSSSGGRDSGRSFGGSGGYGSGSGGRSGGSSQGGGRFRSRSPVGHRF from the coding sequence ATGGGTGATCAACGAGGCACACGCGTTTATGTCGGTAATTTAACCGATAAAGTGAAGAAGGATGATCTAGAAGGAGAATTCACAAAGTATGGCAAGTTAAATTCTGTTTGGATTGCTTTTAATCCACCAGGTTTCGCTTTTGTTGAGTTCGAGCACCGCGATGATGCCGAAAAGGCCTGTGACGTGCTCAATGGTACAGAATTGCTGGGCTCACAATTGCGTGTAGAAATCTCCAAGGGACGGCCACGTCAAGGTCGTCGCGGTATGGGCGACCGTGGCCGACGTGACTTCGGCCGCCGTAGCAAtagcggtggtggtggcggtggatACCGTCAACGTGGCTCCGGTAGCGGCGGTGGTCGTTACCACGACCGTGGCTACTCCGGCGGTGGTGGCCGTCAAGGTGGCGGTTACAGCAGCCGTGATGGCGGCAGTAGTGGCTTCAATCGACGCGACGTTTACGGTAGCAGCAGCGGTGGACGAGATAGTGGACGCTCATTCGGCGGTAGTGGTGGCTACGGTAGCGGAAGTGGCGGACGCAGTGGTGGCAGCAGCCAAGGTGGAGGACGCTTCAGATCGCGTTCACCAGTCGGTCATCGCTTCTAA
- the LOC126760949 gene encoding protein FRG1 homolog yields the protein MSAYDNVRVGKLVLKGEKPKKSKKHKRDKEHKEKDKAKKRKTEVDEDALRHGGWWLAKSIPEITGAVAIEFGERAYLKALDNGLFTLGPPHNGGEGPDPEEVFTAFSINETKISIKSGYGKYLKIEKDGMVTGRSEAVGSMEQWEPIFQEGKMALLSETGFFMSIDPEDDACVALRRKVTEHEICKIRCNAQREAEEDEEPKEEKGDLTEVEKNYVKKFQKFQDKKLRINKNDIKELEVAKDHGTLHEALLDRRSKMKADRYCK from the exons ATGTCCGCATATGACAACGTTAGGGTTGGAAAATTGGTGCTAAAGGGCGAAAAGCCGAA aaagtcCAAAAAACACAAACGAGACAAAGAGCACAAAGAGAAAGATAAGGCGAAAAAACGCAAAACAGAAGTAGATGAGGATGCACTTCGCCATGGAGGTTGGTGGTTGGCAAAAAGTATACCTGAAATCACCGGAGCAGTTGCCATTGAGTTTGGAGAACGTGCTTATTTAAAAGCACTTGATAATGGACTATTTACGCTAGGACCGCCGCATAATGGCGGCGAAGGTCCAGACCCAGAAGAAGTATTTACagcattttcaataaatgaGACAAAGATATCCATTAAATCtggatatggaaaatatttgaaaatagaaaaagatgGCATGGTTACTGGGCGCTCAGAGGCGGTCGGCAGTATGGAGCAGTGGGAGCCAATATTTCAA GAGGGCAAAATGGCTTTATTATCTGAAACCGGTTTTTTCATGTCAATCGATCCCGAAGATGATGCATGCGTAGCGCTACGAAGAAAAGTGACCGAAcatgaaatatgtaaaatacGCTGCAACGCACAACGTGAAGCAGAGGAGGACGAGGAACCGAAGGAAGAAAAGGGCGACTTAACAGAAGTAGAGAAAAACTATGT aaaaaagttcCAGAAGTTCCAGGACAAAAAATTGCGCATCAACAAGAATGATATTAAGGAACTAGAAGTGGCTAAAGATCATGGGACTTTACATGAGGCGCTGTTAGATCGGCGTAGTAAAATGAAAGCAGACagatattgtaaataa